caaaataaaaattaatttattcttaattttttacattacataagttatataataatggtgatagttaataaattatatataatagaatagttattagttatataatattcctatatataaaaaaatatataatatataaaaacttaaaaatatatgtgtataagcacgtgttttatgttatacttCTAATGAGATTGACCCTTAGCCTGAGTCACTTAAACTAAGTTGTATGACTTAAAAATGTCTTGCAAGTTGTTAAGAAGTTGTTTAGCAGCTGCGTTGGTGTGCAGctctatagttttttttacatgtattTGTTGGCaaactttttgattttatccCGGGcgggtaatattattaaattttgatggattatttattcattcttGTCGTACCGGTAAGTTGCGAGTTTGATAAGAAGGACAATATTTTGACAACGTAGAGTGCTTTTAATGCTAGAATTGATGGCACAACACCAAAACTCTATGCCATAAGTCCAAATCGGTTTGATAATAGCTACATCAGCAcagaagtattttttttgtcaggTTTAGAGTGGAATGTCTTCCTCTTCCTACTAACCAGTATAACTTTTTCTTTCActttcatttttcaattacgTATTTAGCTGAATCTTTTTAATGGATTTTTGAGTGATCCCACATTACTTGAAAATAGTTCATagtttggtatttatttattatttttaattaataattctaattcaaaattatattgaaaagttCGAATATACCACCCacaagcaatataatataggtagtttaTATGTTCAACGTACCGATATATTCGATGATGGAATAAGCATTCTGAAACGAGTTAaccaacaaatttaatttagaatttctAAAGTTCTAATGTTTGCAGTTTACTTGGTGTGACAAATAGAGATAAAATCAAAGAAGGAGGAATGTTGAATTAGagtatgaaaaattcaaatttgtctAAAGAATGTCTATtgcatcataaaaataatgagttaCCTACCAATATACGTTGAATATAGAGCATGTTTAATCATCTCTAACACGCGTGTGATAAATTGAGTCAGAAACTATCGCTTCCAATTCACTGAATACTGAATTGagcaatataaatgttaataaaataaattactcagAAAAAGTTCTGACGCGCCATtactaataatgttttaattacacTACACgacaatttacataaatactcAATTGCATGtgaattcgtaaaaaaataagttttcatgtatacaattttgtacctatttatttagaaatcatATACACCTAATAAGTAggtgcatatataatattatggattgtaatgtgtatatagatttgtttattttggccgcattataaactatacacttcgtatgatattaattcacCGATTTTTCACACATCTGTTATGATTTAGACtaaatcagaaaattatttttcctataatcaaaatcataataacgTTTACACATACATTACAAAAAACATCGCCGAAAGTCTGTGGTTCAAAGTTTATAATCCTTATTTGTTGACGTGTCCGATAaagatgttattatataaatatgtatattgttagtATTTTGGTTACAATTTTAAGAACGATTTAAATGCCATGTTCTAATTCATTATCGTTTTTAatgttagaaataaatatatttgattgtaaatattattttttgaaaataaaaatacagattTTGTAAAATAGACTTGATATATTGGTATTACAtggttaatgttttaatatacagcttacaggtaataatatattacattacaggTGGAGAAAAAGGAAATAGCAAGCTAACCACGATTCCAGAGTTCATAATTCACAAACAAAGGTAACATTTACAACTATTCACATACAAATATGACataagcttaaaaaaaaaaaaaatttaaaaaaatatggggTTCTCATTAAGCCACCTTATAACAGTTAAGTTATTTTCCGCGTTGATTCTGCcacttattataatcattaaaacaaatatattaccatGTAGTACCtaccttattaattttactaatttatgacGTTATGTGtgcaactattttattattgttgtattatcctaaaatatcatatactataatatcatcatcGTGTATAATTTGAGGTAAAACAAATggtaaagatttattttctgaaataattaaacgtttattatatattccatggttttacaaaaagaaaatgaagtaggtatataactaatcgattaaaaaaataaatccatacCGTGTAAACAAGTTTCAATCATATAGTGTTAATAGAATAATCAGTTATCAAAATACATAGTaccattatatacaaatacaaatatgtataataaaataataattataattgtgtatatataaatatattcgatgtacctacctatactttaatcatttaattcaaatataatgaatGATTAAACTCTGAACATCAGAAAAGTACGCGTTATACTGATAGGTATAGCGAGTACagaatacgaataataatcattaattatttcttatattagtataaagtataatataatattaaacctatatataagtaggtacttatttatgaatttttattgtaaccgCATCACTGGTGCTAACCAATTtgtcaacttataataaacaataatacgcTTTTTTTCTTACTTATTAATTGCTTATTTTAGTGACGAATATCAGATAATTGCTTGGACAATATTACAGCAGTCAATCTCTAATTTAGTACAACAGGTGACTTCGGAAGACAAAGCCAGGGAAATCGCAAAAAAGATTttacgtttaaatataatgcgtGGTAAAGGTCTACTTTGCAAGTACATTATGTCTGTTCAGTTAGCTTCGACCGATAAAACTCACATCTACGCTTTGTTTATTTCTCTTATCTACCTTGAGGTAGGTAGTTTCAATTTATCCGACAAACAGGACTttcaataagtttattttggtACTTTCAGTTTCCAGACGTAGGAGGGTTACTCTTGGTACGGTGTCTTCAGCAGTTTAAAGTCGcaaacaaaacaaaagaaaaatgtgaatatttaACATCTGTTctatttatatcatacttGATTATTTACGAAGTAGTGAGTGTTCAATTGTcctaattatttgaaaatattcacaCCAACAAGTACCTCTATTAATCGATATAGGTGTCACCGCTTATGGCTGTTAAACTATTATCGTTTCTCGTCAAGTTACCGACACAGGATTCAATTGATGCAGCATTTGTGATTCTAAACACATGTGGACATAAAATGAGTGATAGTAATAAAAAGGAACTCGAAAACCTTATAAACTTGGGGCCCAGTACTTCGGCGTACAACATACGGTCTGGCAAAAAGGTAAAagtatcatcataatatagttttttttatatcaattaccCGTAAGTATATGTTTCAAAATCGAATTACAGGAACTGTGTTACGTTCTTGTGCTATTTCTATATACCTAATGACCTTTTCTATAGCGGACAATTTTGACGATCCTTTAAACTTGCTTAGTTGTATTCCAGCacataaatttacatacaattaaataacagttaataatGCGGTCGCAtataaagtacattttatttctttggttttttaaagttataattgttatataatgtgGGTTTTAGTGCAATATTGGAGGTGCaaaaaaacgtaatttttatttcttaaaaataaaacatcgaATCTGCATTTATATAACATCCGAAATGTTTTATACGTGATTAGTAGAATTTAATTCGCAGTATTAGTGTCTCATAGactcattacaataataataacaatatcaattgaatattgataaaatataattgtaatataattatataaataatatataatatattgcgtaTAATCTATTGTATAACTAATGTCATCatgaataatacaaatgtaaaaatgtttatgatatttcatatgattttaattaatagggATATtcaatagattaataattattaatgtgtgCTTAGTTTAAACCAGACTGTTATAGTTATGAGTGTATGACGAATggtaatttcatataataacttattatattatagattagacgtatgatacaaataataatggaaactatttcacttaaaaatgtattaaaattcaaaaagccTACGATGACTAAATTCAGAACgccttttaatatttctttggaAAGCCAAATTGATCCACACTTGGAGTTGGGTATGagtcttatttttaatcgttaaTACCTCATACTCATATACTAACttcattataattgtttttatttttaaaagttaattttttttttttacagactaTTATTCTTACGAcccatattatgaatatactgAAGAACTGTATGAATTATTTCGTACACAAGTTCTAGAATCTGATGATAAAGATGAATACGTATTAATGTATGATACTGAGacctatgataaaaaaaatagtaagtatttaataattatttataaaagtaatttacccTCAGctgctatatttataaatctataattattgtacttactacttatatattaactcTTAGATAAATGAAAGTTTTACTCTATGCagttatagaatttataatatttttgttgcaatgataataattcgtaatacacgaataaataataattatatatatatataaatactataataattcataataataaactataaactgttactatattatagagaagaaaaataaatttgtgattAAGTACTCGGGAAATCCAAAAATAGACAAAAACTCGAATTCTTTACAAGAATTAGTCCAAATGATACTGGACTCATCAACTTTTAAGTATGAAAATTGTGCTTatcaattaatgaaaataaaattgaatcccGGCCAAGAAATGGAAATTTGCCTTATGCTTTTTGAGCTTTGCTTTGAGCGTGATTCATATAATGAGCGTCTTGGATATATAACACAAGTAAGATTCAATGCGCATTTGtatcaattattgtttactataCTTACTTTGTatcctattattttatgttaacaattgtaatacaattttaatacgaatgtaatataataggtttgagttttgaattttattgttagAAATTACTTGTtggagataaaaatatttaaaatcaattgtgtaaaatatttaactaatttcataattggttaaatacaattgttttaatttggactttttaattaaagtatacaaagatattaagaatataatgcaataatacagataacattttcaaaaagaattgttaaattttcacgtattacttatatataaatatatatatatatatattatattattatatatatatatatatttaatatgatgtttTCTTTTAGATATTTTGTCAGTTAAACAGATTTCTAATTGAACCGTTTGAGAAATTATTTGTTGACACCTACGCTATTGTCAACAGTTTTGACACAATAAAATTACGtaatattgcaaaatattttgctcAACTGCTGTATAGTGATACAATTTCTTGGAAAGTTTTGTCAGCTATACGACTTAATGAAATTGAAACAACGGCTTCTACTGGTAATTTTCTCAAGCATTTGTTTCACGAGTTAAGCGAACATATGGGAGAAGAAGAATTGAAGTATCGCGTAGAGGACCCGTAAGTAATATTGTTTCGATAACTATATTTTCGGCTATAGGTATAGTGGTGAACCGAGTTATGCTTATCTTACTTTTATcctttattcatttatagcatttattcaaattctgatttttggaattttgaaaagcatttttatttacttagatattttatgCCATTTAAGAAATGTTGGAACAAACATTTGTATTGTTAAATGATGACTATATttccaaatttaaatagatcTAAATCGTTAGTCAAATGATCATTTTTCGATTTCTTCGACTTAATGTACCAAAGATAATAATTCTGAATAATGGTTATACTTCAAATAAGATagattaatatatctaattggTTTTtgtatagtacatattaaacGAGTATTCAGACaatttgtacaaattataaaatgcttatataatattatattataaattattaaaatattatataataatcgtagCCCACATATCTATaaagtattatcattatttattagtaaatatcaGTGGCGTAGCCAGGATTTTAAAATGGGAGGGGGAAcccaaaattctaaaaaaaaacataatctacagttaataataacagttaagttttatattaagttgatAAGCCAATGTGGGAGGGGAGAGCATGGCCCAATGCCTCAATGGCTACGCTACTGGTACTTAAACACAGTTTCGTGATTCAGAAACAATTCgttttagttttgatttttatacatgaacactaaaaaaaaaatctgtttaataattaaagtgcgattttaatttttaaaaaaggattattaacaaaataaattctacaaatggcataaaaatctaattattttaagatatggTCTTTAAAATTCAAAGGGGAGTAATGCTGAgcagaaatttattttgttggaaGTGATTCTAATAGAAGGAATGTACTGC
This genomic stretch from Rhopalosiphum maidis isolate BTI-1 chromosome 3, ASM367621v3, whole genome shotgun sequence harbors:
- the LOC113558767 gene encoding pre-mRNA-splicing factor CWC22 homolog, whose amino-acid sequence is MGRVGVANGGRVHAADDDTRSLAIIRANAPLTSTPIARRLLSHNMHSEPTPSSSSSSSPQPKSSAMELPPPPPPYPLNARGRYRHIRRVCPRAGGEKGNSKLTTIPEFIIHKQSDEYQIIAWTILQQSISNLVQQVTSEDKAREIAKKILRLNIMRGKGLLCKYIMSVQLASTDKTHIYALFISLIYLEFPDVGGLLLVRCLQQFKVANKTKEKCEYLTSVLFISYLIIYEVVSPLMAVKLLSFLVKLPTQDSIDAAFVILNTCGHKMSDSNKKELENLINLGPSTSAYNIRSGKKIRRMIQIIMETISLKNVLKFKKPTMTKFRTPFNISLESQIDPHLELDYYSYDPYYEYTEELYELFRTQVLESDDKDEYVLMYDTETYDKKNKKKNKFVIKYSGNPKIDKNSNSLQELVQMILDSSTFKYENCAYQLMKIKLNPGQEMEICLMLFELCFERDSYNERLGYITQIFCQLNRFLIEPFEKLFVDTYAIVNSFDTIKLRNIAKYFAQLLYSDTISWKVLSAIRLNEIETTASTGNFLKHLFHELSEHMGEEELKYRVEDPSLKYAFEGIFFGDKYNNSTFSFDFFSSIGLGGLIKTFEKSLIF